A genomic segment from Leptolyngbya boryana PCC 6306 encodes:
- a CDS encoding GuaB3 family IMP dehydrogenase-related protein, which translates to MDIQIGRGKTARRAYGFDEIALSPGNRTLDPKLADTRWTIGGIEREIPIIASAMDGVVDVGMAVKLSQLGALGVINLEGVQTRYEDPNPILDRIASVGPTEFVPLMQELYSQPIKPELIEKRIQEIKSQGGIAAVSATPAGASQFGMIAAKAGADLFFIQATVVSTAHLSPESIAPLDLAKFCEEMPIPVILGNCVTYEVTLNLMKAGAAAVLVGIGPGAACTSRGVLGVGVPQATAVADCAAARDDFQRETGKYVPVIADGGLITGGDICKCIACGADAVMIGSPFARAQEAPGRGFHWGMATPSPVLPRGTRIRVGTTGTLEQILRGPAQLDDGTHNLLGALQTSMGTLGAKDIKEMQQVEVVIAPSLLTEGKVYQKAQQLGMGK; encoded by the coding sequence GTGGATATTCAAATCGGTAGAGGTAAAACGGCTCGCAGAGCTTACGGGTTCGATGAAATTGCCCTTTCTCCGGGGAACCGGACACTAGATCCGAAATTAGCCGATACGCGTTGGACGATCGGCGGCATTGAGCGCGAGATTCCCATCATCGCCTCTGCAATGGATGGCGTTGTCGATGTGGGCATGGCAGTCAAACTCTCTCAGCTTGGAGCATTAGGTGTCATCAATTTAGAAGGGGTTCAAACGCGTTACGAAGACCCGAACCCAATTCTCGATCGCATTGCATCAGTAGGACCGACTGAGTTTGTGCCTTTAATGCAAGAACTCTACTCTCAACCGATCAAGCCCGAACTGATCGAAAAGCGCATTCAAGAAATTAAGTCGCAAGGTGGCATTGCAGCAGTCAGCGCGACTCCAGCAGGCGCAAGTCAATTTGGCATGATCGCAGCGAAAGCGGGTGCGGATTTGTTCTTCATTCAGGCAACGGTGGTTTCGACTGCGCATTTGTCTCCTGAATCGATCGCACCTTTAGATCTGGCGAAATTCTGTGAAGAAATGCCGATCCCGGTGATTCTCGGAAACTGTGTGACCTATGAAGTGACCCTGAATTTGATGAAAGCTGGAGCCGCAGCCGTTCTAGTTGGAATTGGACCGGGTGCAGCCTGTACGTCGAGAGGCGTGTTGGGAGTCGGTGTACCGCAAGCAACTGCGGTTGCAGACTGTGCGGCTGCCCGCGATGATTTCCAGCGTGAAACGGGTAAGTATGTGCCTGTGATTGCGGACGGAGGTCTGATTACTGGCGGTGATATCTGTAAATGTATTGCGTGCGGTGCGGATGCAGTGATGATTGGCTCGCCGTTTGCGCGTGCTCAAGAAGCCCCAGGTCGAGGATTCCACTGGGGTATGGCAACACCGAGTCCAGTCTTGCCGAGAGGAACTCGGATTCGAGTCGGAACGACGGGAACCTTGGAACAAATTCTGCGTGGACCTGCTCAATTAGATGATGGGACGCACAATTTACTGGGCGCACTGCAAACCAGTATGGGTACGTTAGGCGCGAAAGATATCAAGGAAATGCAGCAAGTTGAGGTGGTGATTGCGCCTTCATTGTTAACTGAAGGCAAGGTCTATCAGAAAGCTCAACAGTTAGGCATGGGCAAATAG